Proteins from a genomic interval of Anatilimnocola floriformis:
- the aroF gene encoding 3-deoxy-7-phosphoheptulonate synthase, protein MNAVVARTRNRTLPEQLPDLNPYHIPSLPELFSMIIVMEQGATPEQIKHMIERVEAFGLKAHPIQGTERTVIAAIGEKRSETKEALASGPGVESVMPILAPYKVASREVKKEPTQVVVRDLKVGAGSIGIMAGPCSVESKDQILACAHAVKKAGATALRGGAFKPRTSPYAFQGMKEEGLKLLALAREQTGLAIVTEVMSTEEVPLVAAYADVLQVGARNMQNYRLLEAVGKTDRAVLLKRGPSATMEELLLAAEYILNEGNPNVMLCERGIRTFEAHTRFTLPLASVPYLHHKTHLPVVIDPSHGTGHTYLVPDMAAAAVAAGADGLILEVHPDPEKALSDGYQSLNFPQFEETMTKCRAVATALGKKL, encoded by the coding sequence ATGAACGCCGTCGTCGCTCGCACGCGAAATCGTACTTTGCCCGAACAACTTCCCGACTTAAACCCGTATCACATTCCTTCTCTGCCGGAGCTGTTTTCAATGATCATCGTCATGGAACAAGGGGCCACCCCCGAACAAATCAAACACATGATCGAGCGGGTCGAAGCCTTCGGCTTGAAGGCTCATCCGATTCAAGGAACGGAGCGGACCGTCATCGCCGCCATCGGCGAAAAGCGATCGGAAACGAAGGAAGCCCTGGCGAGTGGCCCGGGTGTGGAATCGGTCATGCCGATTCTGGCCCCTTACAAAGTGGCCAGCCGCGAAGTGAAGAAAGAGCCAACGCAGGTTGTTGTCCGCGACCTGAAGGTCGGCGCCGGTTCGATCGGCATCATGGCCGGGCCTTGCTCGGTCGAAAGCAAAGATCAAATCCTGGCTTGTGCTCATGCGGTGAAAAAGGCCGGAGCCACGGCACTACGCGGTGGTGCGTTCAAGCCACGGACCAGCCCGTACGCGTTCCAAGGGATGAAGGAAGAAGGCTTGAAGTTGCTGGCCCTCGCTCGCGAACAAACGGGGCTGGCCATCGTCACCGAAGTGATGTCGACCGAAGAAGTGCCGCTGGTCGCCGCCTACGCCGACGTGCTACAAGTCGGCGCTCGCAACATGCAGAACTACCGCCTGCTCGAAGCCGTCGGCAAGACCGACCGCGCCGTGCTGCTGAAGCGAGGCCCTTCGGCCACGATGGAAGAGTTGCTCCTCGCGGCGGAATACATTCTCAACGAAGGCAACCCAAACGTGATGCTGTGCGAACGCGGCATCCGCACCTTCGAAGCCCACACGCGGTTCACGCTGCCGCTCGCTTCGGTGCCGTACCTGCATCACAAGACGCACCTGCCCGTCGTCATCGACCCCAGCCACGGCACGGGGCACACCTACCTCGTTCCCGATATGGCCGCTGCCGCCGTCGCCGCGGGTGCCGATGGTCTCATCCTGGAAGTGCATCCCGATCCGGAAAAAGCCCTGAGCGACGGTTACCAATCGCTCAACTTCCCGCAGTTCGAAGAGACGATGACGAAGTGCCGGGCCGTGGCCACGGCGCTCGGGAAGAAGCTGTAA
- a CDS encoding dihydrodipicolinate synthase family protein has translation MTKHPFTGVFPAITTQFRQDLSLDLEGTARHIEALVASGIQGLIVCGSLGENQTLDAEEKRRVVDLAVQVAGKKIPVLSGVAETSTNAACRYVKDCEALGANGFMVMPAMVYKADEPEVMNHFRRVAAATKLPWMLYNNPVGYYTDVTPRQFAELADVPNLVALKESSANTRRVTELRIECGDRFAIFTGVDDLVLESAVLGIDGWVAGSGIAFPNENQYFWELTRANKWHEARAMYQWFYPLLKLDTHLKFVQYIKLAVQETGLGAEWVREPRLPLVGQERERVLEIIHKGIAARPKLK, from the coding sequence ATGACGAAGCATCCCTTCACGGGCGTTTTTCCAGCCATCACCACACAGTTCCGCCAGGACTTGTCTCTCGATCTCGAGGGGACGGCTCGGCACATCGAAGCCCTCGTCGCATCGGGCATTCAGGGCCTGATCGTGTGCGGTTCACTCGGCGAAAATCAAACGCTCGACGCCGAAGAGAAACGTCGCGTTGTCGATCTAGCCGTGCAAGTCGCGGGCAAAAAAATCCCGGTCCTCAGCGGCGTCGCCGAGACGAGTACCAACGCGGCTTGCCGATATGTGAAGGACTGCGAAGCCCTCGGCGCGAACGGCTTCATGGTGATGCCCGCCATGGTCTACAAAGCCGACGAACCCGAAGTGATGAACCACTTCCGCCGTGTGGCGGCGGCCACCAAGCTGCCCTGGATGCTCTACAACAATCCGGTCGGCTACTACACCGATGTCACGCCGCGGCAATTTGCCGAGCTGGCCGATGTGCCGAATCTGGTTGCGCTCAAAGAGAGTTCGGCCAACACTCGTCGCGTGACAGAACTGCGTATCGAATGCGGCGATCGTTTTGCGATCTTCACTGGTGTCGACGATCTCGTGCTCGAGTCCGCCGTTCTCGGCATCGACGGCTGGGTCGCTGGCAGCGGCATCGCGTTTCCAAACGAGAATCAATACTTCTGGGAACTAACCCGCGCGAATAAATGGCACGAAGCCCGCGCGATGTATCAATGGTTCTATCCGCTGCTGAAGCTCGACACGCATCTCAAGTTTGTCCAGTACATCAAGCTCGCGGTGCAAGAGACCGGCCTCGGCGCCGAATGGGTGCGCGAGCCGCGGTTGCCGCTCGTGGGACAAGAGCGTGAGCGCGTGCTCGAGATTATTCACAAGGGAATCGCAGCCCGGCCGAAGTTGAAGTAA
- a CDS encoding proline racemase family protein, translating into MREIHVIDSHTAGEPTRIVIVGGPDLGNGPLAERVEIFKNQHDRFRSAIVNEPRGSDVIVGGLLVQPIDPTCIAGVIFFNNVGYLGMCGHGTMGLVQTLAYQGLLQPGVHRIETPVGVVTTTLHDDGRVSVENVPSWREKKGIELVDWNPSMLPVKGDIAWGGNWFYLTQLPPHPDLPLDHRITNILSGFANGIRHRLNREHQSVDHIELFGPPQNPGSHSRNFVLCPGGAYDRSPCGTGTSAKLACLAADGKLAEGEEWVQESIIGTTFTGTFRWLDRAAGKIIPTITGRAYITGENKLLLDENDPFCWGIR; encoded by the coding sequence ATGCGTGAAATCCATGTCATCGATTCCCACACCGCCGGCGAGCCCACGCGGATCGTCATCGTCGGCGGCCCTGATCTCGGCAACGGTCCACTCGCCGAGCGCGTCGAGATTTTCAAAAACCAGCACGATCGCTTCCGCTCTGCCATCGTCAACGAGCCGCGCGGCAGCGATGTGATCGTCGGCGGCTTGCTCGTACAACCAATCGATCCCACTTGCATCGCCGGCGTGATCTTCTTCAACAACGTCGGCTACCTCGGCATGTGCGGCCACGGCACGATGGGACTGGTGCAAACGCTCGCTTACCAAGGCTTGCTACAACCCGGAGTGCATCGCATCGAAACACCGGTGGGCGTGGTGACCACGACGTTGCATGACGATGGGCGAGTGAGTGTCGAGAACGTGCCGAGCTGGCGGGAGAAGAAGGGAATTGAACTGGTTGACTGGAATCCGAGCATGTTACCGGTGAAGGGTGACATTGCCTGGGGCGGAAATTGGTTTTACTTGACTCAACTACCGCCACACCCGGATTTACCTCTCGATCACAGAATTACAAACATCCTCTCGGGTTTTGCGAACGGCATTCGCCACCGTTTGAATCGTGAGCATCAAAGCGTCGATCACATCGAACTCTTCGGCCCACCTCAAAATCCCGGCAGCCACAGCCGCAATTTCGTCCTCTGCCCTGGCGGTGCGTACGATCGCTCTCCCTGCGGCACTGGCACAAGTGCCAAGCTCGCCTGCCTCGCCGCCGATGGCAAACTCGCCGAAGGGGAAGAGTGGGTGCAAGAGAGTATCATCGGCACGACATTCACCGGCACCTTTCGCTGGCTAGATCGCGCCGCGGGGAAGATCATCCCGACAATCACCGGCCGAGCTTACATCACCGGTGAGAACAAGCTGCTGCTCGATGAAAACGACCCGTTTTGCTGGGGGATCAGATAG
- a CDS encoding NAD(P)/FAD-dependent oxidoreductase, with amino-acid sequence MSKHILIIGGGVIGLSVAEACTAAGHEVTVLERQPEERDGCSYGNAGMVVPSHFIPLAAPGMVALGLKWMWNPESPFYIKPRLSWELLTWGMQFWRSATAARVAKASPILRDLGFASRARFDELAGDANEFGLVRRGLLMLCQQQKTLDEEAHVAEQARALGIPAEVHDAAGTAALDPAIKMNVCGSVYFPRDAHLSPWLFMQFLQQRVRARGGLLKFSAEVTSFVRKGNRIAAVKTSQGEFTADEIVIAGGSWSPLVARELGLKIPLQPGKGYSLTLPNPKQLPQLCSICTEARLAVTPMGNSLRFGGTMEMSGLNETIDPRRVKGVIRGATTFFPEFAESDFADIKPWCGLRPCSPDGLPYIGRTAKQSNLIVATGHAMMGLSLAPITGRLVAEVIEGTKPCVDLKLLSPDRF; translated from the coding sequence GTGAGTAAGCACATCCTCATCATCGGCGGCGGCGTGATCGGCCTTTCAGTCGCCGAAGCCTGCACTGCCGCCGGTCACGAAGTAACCGTCCTCGAGCGCCAACCCGAAGAGCGTGATGGTTGTTCGTACGGCAACGCCGGCATGGTCGTGCCGAGCCATTTCATTCCACTCGCGGCGCCGGGCATGGTCGCGCTCGGTTTGAAGTGGATGTGGAACCCCGAATCGCCGTTCTACATCAAGCCGCGACTGTCTTGGGAATTGTTGACCTGGGGAATGCAGTTCTGGCGAAGTGCCACAGCGGCGCGAGTGGCCAAAGCGAGCCCGATTCTGCGCGACCTTGGCTTCGCTAGTCGCGCCCGCTTCGATGAACTCGCCGGCGACGCCAACGAATTCGGCCTGGTTCGCCGCGGTCTGCTCATGCTCTGTCAGCAGCAGAAGACGCTCGATGAAGAAGCCCACGTCGCCGAACAGGCCCGCGCGCTGGGCATTCCCGCCGAAGTGCATGATGCAGCTGGAACGGCGGCGCTCGATCCAGCCATCAAGATGAATGTCTGTGGTTCGGTTTATTTCCCACGCGATGCACATCTCTCGCCCTGGCTGTTCATGCAGTTCCTGCAGCAGCGAGTTCGCGCGCGCGGCGGCTTACTGAAATTCAGTGCCGAGGTTACCAGCTTCGTGCGCAAAGGAAACCGAATCGCCGCGGTGAAAACTTCGCAGGGCGAATTCACCGCCGACGAAATCGTGATCGCCGGCGGTTCCTGGTCGCCGCTGGTCGCGCGCGAGCTCGGCTTGAAGATTCCGCTGCAACCCGGCAAGGGCTACAGCCTCACGCTGCCGAATCCGAAACAGCTGCCGCAGCTTTGTTCCATTTGCACCGAAGCCCGCCTCGCCGTAACGCCGATGGGAAACTCGCTCCGTTTCGGCGGCACGATGGAAATGAGCGGCCTGAATGAAACGATCGACCCTCGCCGCGTGAAAGGTGTGATTCGCGGCGCGACTACTTTCTTTCCCGAGTTCGCCGAGAGTGATTTCGCCGACATCAAACCCTGGTGCGGCCTGCGGCCTTGCTCCCCCGATGGTTTGCCCTACATCGGCCGAACGGCGAAGCAGAGCAACCTGATTGTCGCGACAGGCCACGCCATGATGGGCCTCAGCCTCGCGCCCATCACGGGCCGGTTGGTCGCTGAAGTAATCGAGGGAACAAAGCCCTGTGTCGACCTGAAGCTGCTATCGCCTGATCGATTTTGA
- a CDS encoding 3-keto-disaccharide hydrolase: MRFTRSLFAASALAVALFVTSFAWSADDEGFTSLFDGKTLTGWQGAVTGYLVEDGAIVCDPKKGGFLYTDKEYGDFVLRLEFQLTPGANNGIGIRTPIGGDPAYVGMELQVLDDTAAQYKNLKEYQYHGSVYGVVPSKRGHQKPVGEWNTQEITVKGKQVKIVLNGETIVDADIEKASTPKTLDGNKHPGLEREKGYICFCGHGAKVSFKNIKIKELK, encoded by the coding sequence ATGCGATTCACGCGCTCGTTGTTCGCCGCTTCGGCTCTCGCGGTTGCTCTGTTCGTCACTTCGTTTGCCTGGTCTGCCGATGACGAAGGCTTTACGAGCTTGTTCGATGGCAAGACCCTCACCGGTTGGCAGGGCGCGGTGACTGGCTACCTGGTCGAAGACGGCGCGATTGTGTGCGACCCGAAGAAGGGCGGCTTCCTCTACACCGACAAAGAATACGGCGACTTCGTGCTGCGTCTGGAATTTCAGCTGACCCCCGGCGCAAACAACGGCATCGGCATTCGCACGCCGATCGGCGGCGATCCAGCGTACGTCGGCATGGAGTTGCAAGTGCTCGACGATACCGCGGCGCAGTACAAGAACCTCAAGGAGTATCAGTACCACGGCTCAGTTTATGGTGTCGTGCCGAGCAAGCGAGGCCATCAAAAGCCGGTCGGTGAATGGAACACGCAGGAAATCACCGTGAAGGGGAAGCAAGTCAAGATCGTGCTCAACGGCGAAACGATCGTCGACGCCGACATCGAAAAGGCCAGTACGCCGAAGACGCTCGACGGCAACAAGCACCCCGGCCTGGAACGCGAAAAGGGCTACATCTGCTTCTGCGGCCACGGCGCGAAAGTGTCGTTCAAGAACATCAAGATCAAAGAGCTGAAGTAA